In one Bacteroidota bacterium genomic region, the following are encoded:
- a CDS encoding nucleoside-diphosphate kinase, giving the protein MRGNRTFTMIKPTAVKKGHIGSILAIINDAGFKIISMKFLKLSKDQAQQFYAIHKEKPFYADLCTFMSSGPIVAAIIEKDDAVNAYRELIGATNPANAKEGTIRKLFATSLQENAVHGSDSDENAVIEGNFFFSDIEKF; this is encoded by the coding sequence ATGAGAGGAAATAGAACTTTTACGATGATTAAGCCCACAGCGGTAAAAAAAGGTCATATCGGCTCGATTTTGGCCATAATTAATGATGCAGGTTTCAAAATCATTTCAATGAAATTTTTAAAGCTTTCGAAGGATCAGGCTCAACAATTTTATGCCATTCATAAAGAGAAACCATTTTATGCCGATTTGTGTACTTTTATGTCATCCGGCCCCATTGTAGCTGCCATCATAGAAAAGGATGATGCTGTAAATGCGTACAGAGAATTAATTGGTGCCACCAATCCTGCAAATGCCAAAGAAGGAACCATCAGAAAGCTATTTGCTACCTCTCTACAGGAAAATGCCGTTCATGGCTCTGACAGTGATGAAAATGCTGTAATAGAAGGGAATTTCTTCTTTTCTGATATTGAAAAGTTTTAA
- a CDS encoding helix-turn-helix domain-containing protein, translating into MTDRINKILRFYKINSSKFAEEIGVQKSSISHVLSGRNKPSLDFIQKLLKVYPDINADWLIMGKGKMLIEENDTNLFSGHEKQKEVVPIIKEEKNDSEKILLEPTENKAKTIGKQPITNRIPSNSNKQASKIVIFYSDNTFKEFLPEE; encoded by the coding sequence ATGACTGATCGGATCAATAAAATACTTAGATTTTATAAAATTAATTCATCAAAATTTGCTGAAGAAATCGGAGTTCAGAAATCCAGTATTTCACATGTGCTGTCAGGCAGAAATAAACCAAGCCTGGATTTTATCCAAAAATTATTAAAAGTATATCCTGATATTAACGCAGATTGGTTAATAATGGGTAAAGGTAAAATGCTTATTGAAGAAAATGACACCAATCTATTTAGTGGTCATGAAAAGCAAAAAGAAGTTGTTCCGATAATTAAAGAAGAAAAGAATGATTCTGAAAAAATATTGTTGGAGCCGACAGAAAATAAAGCAAAAACAATTGGAAAACAGCCTATTACTAATAGAATTCCTTCTAATTCAAATAAACAAGCCAGTAAGATCGTGATATTCTATTCAGATAATACTTTTAAAGAATTCCTGCCTGAGGAATAA
- a CDS encoding beta-lactamase family protein has product MLIKKLRFQSFILTGVFLFIFSTLNAQKLYYPEKNKTWETKSPKEVGINPAKLDEAVSFAKANEYSGNVDLRIAIYESFKNEPFINIVGPTKHRGGPAGIIIKNGYIIAQWGDVDRVDMTFSVTKSYLSTVAGLAIGDGLIQNVNDKVIDYVWDETFQGEHNSKITWDYLLTQSSDWSGTLFGQHDWADRPPREGGIDDWRYRKLNEPGTVYKYNDVRVNATAYALLQVWRKPLPQVLKERIMDPIGASSTWRWFGYETSWVNVDGIKVQSVSGGGHTGGGLFINTLDHAKFGLLFLREGNWQGKQLISKAWVKAVQQPSKAYGSYGYMWWLNQGPRSMEGVPANIYYASGFGGNNIIIDEKNDIVIVTRWLEPSKLGQFLKIIYEGI; this is encoded by the coding sequence ATGTTAATCAAAAAACTAAGGTTCCAGTCCTTCATCCTGACAGGAGTATTCTTATTCATCTTTTCAACTCTCAACGCACAAAAACTTTATTATCCTGAAAAGAACAAAACCTGGGAAACCAAGAGCCCAAAGGAAGTTGGAATCAACCCTGCAAAACTTGATGAGGCAGTTTCATTCGCTAAGGCCAACGAATATTCCGGAAATGTGGATTTGCGAATTGCCATTTACGAATCATTTAAAAACGAGCCTTTTATCAACATCGTTGGCCCAACTAAACACCGAGGAGGTCCTGCCGGAATTATCATAAAAAATGGCTACATCATTGCTCAATGGGGCGATGTGGATAGGGTTGACATGACTTTTAGTGTAACCAAAAGCTACCTTTCAACCGTTGCAGGTTTGGCTATCGGCGATGGTTTAATCCAAAATGTAAACGATAAAGTGATTGATTATGTATGGGATGAAACTTTTCAGGGTGAACATAACTCGAAGATCACCTGGGATTATTTGTTGACACAGTCTTCCGATTGGTCGGGTACTTTGTTTGGCCAGCATGATTGGGCCGATCGCCCACCACGTGAAGGAGGAATTGATGATTGGAGATACAGAAAATTAAACGAACCCGGAACGGTTTATAAATACAACGATGTCCGCGTGAATGCAACCGCTTATGCATTGTTGCAAGTTTGGCGTAAACCTTTACCACAAGTATTAAAAGAGCGAATCATGGATCCGATAGGTGCTTCCTCAACCTGGCGATGGTTCGGTTACGAAACTTCATGGGTAAACGTGGATGGGATCAAGGTGCAATCGGTAAGTGGGGGAGGCCATACCGGCGGCGGACTTTTTATCAATACCCTCGATCATGCCAAATTTGGCTTACTCTTTTTGAGGGAAGGCAATTGGCAGGGCAAACAACTCATTTCCAAAGCATGGGTAAAAGCCGTTCAGCAGCCTTCAAAAGCTTATGGAAGTTATGGTTACATGTGGTGGTTAAACCAGGGCCCACGGAGTATGGAAGGGGTGCCGGCCAATATTTATTATGCCTCCGGTTTTGGCGGAAATAATATTATTATTGACGAGAAAAACGATATTGTAATTGTGACCCGTTGGCTTGAACCTAGTAAATTGGGGCAGTTTTTGAAGATTATATATGAAGGTATATAA
- a CDS encoding cupin domain-containing protein, whose translation MPFINFNNIKRVKVWDGITGTVAHSDSMTFARLRIKKGTVLQPHSHPHEQWTHLLEGRLSFTIGDETQILEHGMAAHIPSNVPHKIEALTECFVIDCFTPVREEFKKLEVIG comes from the coding sequence ATGCCATTTATCAATTTCAACAATATAAAAAGAGTTAAGGTATGGGACGGTATCACAGGAACTGTAGCTCATTCGGACTCAATGACCTTTGCCCGCTTAAGAATTAAAAAAGGGACCGTTTTGCAACCCCATTCGCATCCGCATGAGCAATGGACCCATTTATTGGAAGGCAGATTGTCGTTCACAATTGGTGATGAAACTCAGATTTTGGAACATGGAATGGCTGCTCATATTCCTTCAAATGTTCCTCATAAAATTGAGGCACTGACCGAGTGTTTTGTCATTGATTGTTTTACACCGGTTCGGGAAGAGTTTAAAAAGTTGGAGGTGATAGGTTAA
- the dapB gene encoding 4-hydroxy-tetrahydrodipicolinate reductase encodes MNIAIIGYGRMGHEIERVLVDRGHQIKFIIDQDNFEEIHDLNTEQVDVAIEFTNPTSAYANILHCFNANIPVISGTTGWTDKLAKLKQISISENKGFLYASNFSVGVNVLFALNKMLAKIMNTFPAYSVAIEEIHHTKKLDSPSGTAITLAQGIINNIDRLNSWNLADHSTNDILGINAIRRGEVPGIHEIKYESSFDTLELSHSAKSREGFVLGAVLAAEFMQNKKGFFEMNDVLHLKSF; translated from the coding sequence ATGAATATTGCAATTATTGGATATGGCCGCATGGGTCACGAAATTGAGCGGGTTTTAGTGGATCGTGGGCATCAAATTAAATTTATCATCGATCAGGATAATTTTGAAGAAATTCACGACCTGAATACTGAGCAGGTTGATGTTGCCATTGAATTCACGAATCCGACTTCTGCATACGCAAATATTCTGCATTGTTTTAATGCAAATATTCCTGTAATAAGCGGAACAACCGGCTGGACCGATAAATTGGCTAAACTGAAACAAATCAGTATCAGTGAGAATAAGGGATTTTTGTATGCATCTAATTTTAGTGTGGGTGTAAATGTATTATTTGCTTTGAATAAAATGTTGGCAAAAATCATGAACACTTTTCCGGCTTACAGTGTTGCTATTGAGGAGATCCATCATACCAAAAAACTGGACAGCCCCAGTGGGACAGCCATTACGCTCGCACAAGGCATTATCAATAATATCGATCGCTTGAATAGTTGGAATCTCGCCGATCATTCTACAAATGATATTCTTGGAATTAATGCAATCAGAAGGGGAGAAGTCCCCGGAATTCATGAAATAAAATATGAATCTTCATTTGACACGCTAGAGTTATCACATTCGGCGAAAAGCAGGGAAGGATTTGTATTGGGTGCCGTTTTAGCAGCCGAATTTATGCAAAACAAAAAAGGTTTTTTTGAAATGAATGACGTTCTACACCTCAAATCATTTTAA
- the lysA gene encoding diaminopimelate decarboxylase, with protein MFNNELIKKFQDTPTPFYFYDLDQLEQTILRLKSLVFHNNYQIHYALKANVNEPILQMIRKHGFGADCVSGNEILQAIRLGFDPQKIVFAGVGKSDEEICLALDHNIGVFNCESLQEVRIINEIALERDKVANIAIRINPNVEAKTHHYITTGMQTNKFGFSQEELDELIASIFDFKAIEITGLHFHIGSQITDINVFKKLCLRVNEIQDWFNSKGFIFDHINLGGGLGIDYQNPDKNPIPDFEKLIQTIEQNLIVRSGQEVHLEPGRSIVGQCGNLITKVLYVKNGGTKKFAVVDAGFTELIRPALYQAYHKIQNISSNSEPATYDIVGPLCESTDSFGSGIDLPETKRGDLIVLRSAGAYGEVMTSYYNLRNKVKSYYSSDLTEQGIADYCSTHLEDVPMEINMHP; from the coding sequence ATGTTTAACAACGAATTAATCAAAAAATTTCAGGATACACCCACACCGTTTTATTTTTACGATTTAGATCAGTTGGAACAAACGATCTTACGCTTAAAAAGCCTTGTTTTTCATAATAACTATCAAATACACTACGCCTTAAAAGCAAATGTAAACGAGCCTATATTACAAATGATTAGGAAACATGGTTTTGGAGCCGACTGTGTAAGCGGAAATGAGATACTGCAAGCAATCCGCTTGGGTTTTGATCCTCAAAAAATTGTATTTGCAGGAGTTGGAAAATCAGATGAGGAAATTTGTTTGGCACTGGATCACAATATCGGAGTTTTTAATTGTGAATCCTTACAGGAAGTCAGAATAATCAACGAAATTGCACTAGAGCGGGATAAGGTGGCTAATATTGCAATTCGCATCAATCCTAATGTTGAAGCGAAAACACATCATTACATCACTACCGGAATGCAAACCAATAAATTTGGATTCAGTCAGGAAGAGCTTGATGAATTAATAGCTTCTATTTTTGATTTTAAAGCAATTGAAATAACCGGATTACACTTTCATATTGGTTCTCAAATTACGGATATAAATGTTTTCAAAAAATTATGTTTGAGGGTAAATGAAATTCAGGACTGGTTTAATTCAAAAGGATTTATTTTTGACCACATCAATTTAGGGGGCGGTTTAGGTATTGATTATCAAAATCCTGATAAAAATCCCATCCCAGATTTTGAAAAACTCATCCAAACCATTGAACAAAATTTGATAGTGCGTTCAGGTCAGGAAGTTCATTTGGAGCCGGGCAGATCAATCGTTGGCCAATGTGGTAATTTAATTACGAAAGTATTGTATGTTAAAAATGGCGGCACTAAAAAGTTTGCGGTTGTAGATGCCGGATTTACTGAACTTATTCGTCCTGCATTGTATCAGGCTTATCACAAAATCCAAAACATTTCTTCAAATTCGGAACCTGCAACCTACGATATAGTAGGTCCGCTTTGCGAATCGACAGATAGCTTTGGAAGCGGAATCGATTTGCCTGAAACTAAAAGGGGCGATTTAATCGTTTTGAGATCGGCAGGTGCTTATGGTGAGGTGATGACGTCATACTATAATTTACGAAACAAGGTAAAATCCTATTATTCTTCCGATCTCACGGAACAAGGAATTGCAGACTACTGCAGTACACACCTGGAAGACGTTCCCATGGAAATTAATATGCACCCATAA
- a CDS encoding aspartate kinase has protein sequence MRVCKFGGTSVGSAQRLREVADIIQKNQKAIIVLSAMSGTTNALVKVAEFMKREETYIATGLIQVLKSKYLFESNELLADFNCANFLDEWIEDFFNHIIQLAKQDYSLEIEKELLVQGEFVTTHIFTTYLDMMGLKVENISALQFMRTDRNAEPDQYYIAENLIEILDQYPDTRFFITQGYVCKNVQGKIDNLGRGGSDYSATIIGAAIDAEDVQIWTDIDGMHNNDPRYVESTQSIEQLSYSEAEELAYFGAKILHPTCILPVRQHQIPIFIKNTMAPDAIGTRIGNDQIEGGAKAVAAKDGIIAIKIKSARMLMAYGFLRRVFEIFEDYKTPIDMVTTSEVAVSMTIDNDQYLNEIVSKLKKLGEVTVTMNQSIICVVGNFHADTKGMIGLVGTGLKNIPIRMISFGASNSNITLLIDTNNKSEALNYLSESLFKTAVYV, from the coding sequence ATGAGAGTATGTAAATTTGGAGGCACCTCGGTTGGATCAGCACAGCGTTTGCGGGAAGTTGCAGATATTATTCAGAAAAACCAAAAAGCCATCATTGTTTTATCAGCCATGTCGGGAACAACCAATGCACTTGTTAAGGTGGCTGAATTTATGAAAAGAGAAGAAACTTACATTGCAACGGGATTAATTCAGGTGTTGAAATCAAAATATCTTTTTGAGTCAAATGAACTGCTTGCTGATTTTAATTGTGCTAATTTTTTGGATGAATGGATCGAAGATTTTTTTAATCATATCATTCAATTGGCAAAACAAGACTATTCTTTAGAAATCGAAAAGGAATTATTGGTTCAGGGTGAGTTTGTTACCACTCACATTTTTACTACCTATTTAGATATGATGGGTTTGAAGGTTGAAAATATTTCAGCCTTACAATTTATGAGAACCGACAGAAATGCCGAGCCTGATCAATATTATATTGCTGAAAATTTGATCGAAATACTGGATCAATATCCGGATACCCGATTTTTTATAACCCAGGGCTATGTGTGTAAAAATGTTCAGGGCAAAATTGACAACCTGGGCAGGGGAGGCAGCGATTATTCTGCAACAATTATTGGTGCAGCCATTGATGCAGAAGATGTTCAAATCTGGACCGACATTGATGGTATGCATAATAATGATCCAAGGTATGTTGAATCAACGCAATCTATCGAACAACTTTCATACAGCGAAGCAGAAGAATTGGCCTATTTTGGCGCTAAGATTCTTCATCCAACTTGTATTTTGCCTGTTCGTCAGCATCAAATTCCCATCTTCATAAAAAATACGATGGCTCCTGATGCCATTGGAACAAGAATAGGAAATGATCAAATTGAAGGGGGTGCAAAGGCAGTAGCTGCAAAAGATGGAATTATTGCCATAAAAATAAAATCAGCTCGCATGTTGATGGCTTATGGTTTTTTACGACGGGTTTTTGAGATATTTGAAGATTACAAAACACCCATCGATATGGTCACCACTTCTGAAGTAGCCGTTTCGATGACCATTGATAACGATCAGTATTTAAATGAGATAGTTAGTAAATTAAAAAAATTGGGAGAAGTGACCGTAACAATGAATCAGAGCATCATTTGTGTTGTCGGGAACTTTCATGCGGACACAAAGGGAATGATTGGTTTGGTTGGAACCGGACTGAAAAATATCCCCATTCGAATGATTTCATTTGGCGCAAGCAACAGTAATATCACCTTATTAATAGATACCAATAACAAATCAGAAGCTTTAAATTATTTAAGTGAATCACTTTTTAAAACAGCCGTTTATGTTTAA
- the dapA gene encoding 4-hydroxy-tetrahydrodipicolinate synthase, with product MNRISNLRGSIVALVTPFTETDDIDYLALDTLITFHLENNTDGIVVCGTTGEASTMSELEYAEIIDFVVRRVNHQIPVIAGTGSNSTAHTLHNSKVATLKGVDALLIVTPYYNKPNQRGMYEHYKYIAENVDLPIILYNVPGRTGSNLSPNLVLRLANDFPNIVAIKEASGNIGQVMDIINQRPKGFMAYSGDDALAMPMIALGAEGCISVAANVFPRKFSELMHACLNNDIERARELQYRYLNLMNLNFIESNPIPAKTALYLMGMIQNRFRLPLAPLSSEESLRIYTAELQRLALINAEVLTPQTN from the coding sequence ATGAACAGAATTTCAAATCTTAGAGGCTCAATAGTTGCATTAGTAACTCCTTTCACAGAAACAGATGATATTGATTATTTAGCACTAGACACCTTAATTACCTTTCATCTGGAAAATAATACAGATGGCATAGTTGTTTGCGGCACAACAGGCGAAGCCAGTACAATGAGTGAGCTTGAATATGCTGAAATTATTGACTTCGTGGTCAGAAGGGTTAATCATCAAATTCCCGTAATTGCCGGAACCGGTTCTAACTCAACAGCTCATACCTTGCATAATTCAAAAGTCGCAACCCTAAAAGGGGTGGATGCTTTATTGATCGTTACACCCTATTACAACAAGCCAAATCAACGGGGGATGTATGAACATTACAAGTATATTGCTGAAAATGTTGATCTCCCAATCATTCTTTACAATGTTCCGGGCAGAACCGGAAGTAATCTTTCACCAAATTTGGTACTGAGGTTGGCGAATGATTTTCCAAATATTGTGGCAATTAAGGAAGCATCGGGAAATATCGGACAGGTTATGGATATTATCAATCAACGACCCAAGGGCTTTATGGCTTATTCAGGAGATGATGCCCTTGCCATGCCAATGATCGCATTAGGAGCAGAAGGATGTATTTCGGTTGCTGCAAATGTATTTCCAAGAAAATTCAGCGAATTAATGCATGCTTGCTTAAATAACGATATTGAACGGGCAAGGGAACTCCAATACCGATATTTAAATTTAATGAACCTGAACTTTATTGAATCGAATCCAATACCAGCCAAAACTGCGCTGTATTTGATGGGAATGATCCAAAACAGGTTTAGGTTGCCTTTGGCTCCTTTATCTTCAGAAGAAAGCTTAAGAATATATACTGCAGAACTACAACGACTTGCATTGATAAATGCTGAAGTATTAACTCCACAAACTAATTAG
- a CDS encoding aspartate kinase, with translation MLTISQLVDRILAQRPFLEEVMSEGLVNLSAMARQIQPEIETALGRKVKEGAILMALKRYSSHLDISLNVKLKNSLQQMGEITVRSKLSDYTYKNSDRIVEKQKSLLLIIEDKRECFYTFSQGIYETTMVISSSMSSELENLFKTERLVSKITDLSSVTLRLPENNTKMTGLYYFILKRIAWEKINIIELISTTNEFTIVVDEHDAALTFNVLKQLSQ, from the coding sequence ATGTTAACAATATCTCAATTGGTTGATCGGATACTGGCCCAAAGACCTTTTTTAGAAGAAGTTATGTCAGAAGGTTTGGTAAACTTATCAGCAATGGCACGACAAATACAACCAGAAATTGAAACCGCACTTGGACGAAAAGTAAAAGAAGGTGCCATTCTGATGGCTTTAAAAAGATATTCCTCTCATTTGGATATTTCCCTAAATGTGAAACTTAAGAACTCTTTACAGCAAATGGGTGAAATTACAGTCCGTTCCAAGCTTTCCGATTATACCTATAAAAACTCCGATCGAATTGTTGAAAAACAAAAATCCTTATTGCTGATCATCGAGGATAAACGCGAATGCTTTTATACCTTTTCGCAAGGAATTTATGAAACAACCATGGTTATCAGCAGTTCGATGAGCAGTGAACTTGAAAATCTTTTCAAAACAGAACGTCTGGTTTCAAAAATAACTGACTTGTCGTCAGTTACTTTACGACTTCCTGAAAACAACACCAAAATGACCGGCCTGTATTATTTCATCCTTAAGAGAATAGCCTGGGAAAAAATAAATATCATTGAGTTAATATCAACCACCAACGAATTTACCATTGTAGTTGACGAACATGATGCTGCTTTAACTTTCAATGTATTAAAACAACTTAGCCAATAA
- a CDS encoding aspartate-semialdehyde dehydrogenase: MKIAVVGATGLVGRKILEVINERNIQFTELIPVASEKSVGKKINFKGKDWTIVSMQNAVDQKPDVALFSAGGETSLKWAEAFAANGTFVIDNSSAWRMHPDKKLVVPEINAAELTINDKIIANPNCSTIQMVLALAPLHKKYKIKRVVVSTYQSITGSGILAVNQLENERNGIDGPKKYPHIIDKNCIPQCDDFSEGDYTKEELKLVNETKKILGDNSIQVTATAVRVPLVGGHSESVNVEFEHEYELADIRPLLEKEEGIIVLDDTKSSVYPMPINAHEKDEVFVGRIRRDFSQPKSLNLWIVSDNLRKGAATNAVQIMEYLLKKKFIG; encoded by the coding sequence ATGAAAATAGCTGTAGTTGGAGCCACTGGGCTCGTCGGTAGAAAAATTTTGGAAGTAATCAATGAACGTAATATTCAATTTACCGAGTTAATTCCGGTTGCTTCAGAAAAATCAGTTGGTAAAAAAATAAATTTCAAAGGAAAAGACTGGACCATAGTTTCCATGCAGAACGCTGTTGATCAGAAACCGGATGTTGCCTTGTTTTCTGCCGGTGGTGAAACTTCCCTTAAGTGGGCAGAGGCTTTCGCAGCCAATGGAACTTTTGTAATTGATAATTCTTCTGCATGGAGAATGCATCCGGATAAAAAACTGGTGGTTCCTGAGATTAATGCCGCTGAATTAACCATCAATGATAAAATAATTGCAAATCCAAATTGCTCAACCATACAGATGGTTTTGGCTTTAGCACCTTTACATAAAAAATACAAAATCAAAAGAGTTGTTGTTTCCACCTATCAAAGCATCACAGGGTCGGGCATTTTGGCTGTAAACCAGCTCGAAAATGAACGTAATGGAATTGACGGACCGAAAAAATATCCTCACATAATCGATAAAAACTGCATCCCGCAATGCGATGATTTTAGTGAAGGGGATTATACCAAGGAAGAACTTAAACTGGTAAATGAAACTAAGAAAATTTTAGGTGATAATAGTATTCAGGTTACAGCAACAGCCGTTCGGGTTCCATTAGTTGGCGGTCATTCCGAATCAGTCAATGTCGAGTTTGAACATGAATATGAATTAGCCGACATCAGGCCATTACTTGAAAAAGAGGAGGGAATCATTGTTTTGGATGATACTAAAAGCAGTGTTTATCCAATGCCAATAAACGCGCATGAAAAGGATGAAGTTTTTGTGGGACGAATTCGAAGGGATTTTTCGCAGCCAAAATCTTTGAATCTATGGATCGTTTCTGATAATCTCAGAAAAGGAGCAGCCACCAACGCAGTTCAAATCATGGAGTATCTTTTGAAGAAGAAATTTATTGGCTAA
- the metA gene encoding homoserine O-succinyltransferase, with protein MPIKIPDLLPAKDILISENIFVMPEERALAQDIRPLRVAVLNLMPLKIETELHILRLLSNTPLQVEIDLIKTSTYNSKNTSADHLNQFYKTFDEIKNDKYDGMIMSGAPVEQMDFKEVLYWDEMKGIMDWASENVTSVLYICWAAQAGLYHHYGIPKHRLDEKLFGVYKHQVCNREYPIIRGFDDVFSVPHSRNTEIKRADIDKVNELEIVSDSEKAGIYIVAAKNKSRIFVTGHSEYDLLTLQTEYERDLKKGMNITVPENYFPDDDPTKKPIVNWRSHGSLLFSNWLNYYLYQETPYDVHQIRGNKFKQ; from the coding sequence ATGCCTATAAAAATTCCTGATTTATTACCGGCTAAAGATATTTTGATCAGCGAAAATATCTTTGTAATGCCGGAAGAAAGAGCACTGGCGCAGGATATTCGACCGCTGAGAGTGGCAGTTTTAAATTTGATGCCACTCAAAATTGAGACAGAACTACATATTCTTCGCTTGCTCTCAAATACACCTCTTCAAGTAGAAATAGATTTGATCAAAACCAGTACTTATAATTCGAAAAATACTTCAGCCGATCATCTTAATCAGTTTTATAAAACTTTTGATGAGATCAAAAATGATAAATACGACGGCATGATCATGAGCGGAGCACCTGTTGAACAAATGGATTTTAAAGAGGTGTTGTATTGGGACGAAATGAAGGGGATTATGGATTGGGCATCTGAAAATGTGACTTCTGTACTTTATATTTGCTGGGCCGCTCAAGCCGGCCTGTATCATCATTATGGAATTCCGAAACACCGACTCGATGAAAAATTATTTGGGGTTTATAAGCATCAGGTTTGTAATCGTGAATATCCCATCATCAGAGGATTTGACGATGTTTTTTCGGTACCTCATTCGCGTAATACAGAGATTAAAAGAGCCGATATTGATAAGGTGAATGAGTTGGAAATAGTTTCAGATTCCGAAAAAGCTGGAATTTATATCGTAGCTGCTAAAAATAAAAGCAGAATTTTTGTTACAGGTCATTCTGAGTACGATCTTTTGACATTGCAAACAGAATACGAGAGGGATCTCAAAAAAGGAATGAATATAACTGTCCCTGAAAACTATTTTCCGGATGATGACCCGACAAAAAAGCCCATTGTAAATTGGAGAAGCCATGGGAGCCTTTTATTCTCAAATTGGCTCAACTATTACCTTTATCAGGAAACACCTTATGATGTGCATCAAATAAGAGGAAATAAATTTAAACAATGA
- a CDS encoding O-acetylhomoserine aminocarboxypropyltransferase/cysteine synthase — protein MKTINLHFDTLQVHAGQVVDATTLSRAVPLYQTTSYLFKDSEHAANLFELKEEGNIYTRIMNPTTDVFEKRIAALEGGVGALAVSSGHAAQFIALSNILRVGDNFVTSPYLYGGSFNQFKVTFKQYGIESRFAASENAEDFEKLIDKNTKALYFETISNPGFTIPDFEKLAALGKKHGIPLIVDNTFGAGGYICSPIKYGANIVVESATKWIGGHGTSIAGVIVDGGNFDWGNGKFPQFTEPSEGYHGLVYWEALKELSFIVRARIEGLRDLGSSISPFNSFLLLQGLETLSLRMERHCSNTLKLAQWLDNQDWVDTVLYPGLEKSPGHTLAKKYLKNGFGGVLSFTIKGSKEKASKFVEKLELVSHLANVGDAKTLIIQPAATTHQQLSGKEQLAAGVLPTLLRVSVGIEHIDDIIRDFEQAFFKTSKRE, from the coding sequence ATGAAAACTATAAATCTACATTTTGATACATTACAAGTACACGCCGGGCAGGTAGTTGATGCTACAACACTAAGTCGTGCGGTACCTTTGTACCAAACAACTTCATATCTATTTAAAGATTCGGAACATGCTGCTAATCTTTTTGAGTTAAAAGAAGAAGGAAATATTTATACCCGGATTATGAACCCAACCACTGACGTTTTTGAAAAAAGAATTGCAGCTCTTGAGGGTGGGGTTGGAGCTTTGGCAGTTAGCTCAGGTCATGCTGCTCAGTTTATTGCGCTTTCAAATATCTTGAGAGTTGGAGATAATTTTGTGACTTCACCATATTTGTATGGAGGGTCCTTCAATCAGTTTAAAGTTACTTTCAAGCAGTATGGAATTGAAAGCCGTTTTGCGGCTTCCGAAAATGCGGAAGATTTTGAAAAACTAATAGATAAAAATACTAAAGCCCTTTATTTTGAGACCATCAGCAATCCGGGCTTTACCATTCCCGATTTTGAAAAATTGGCAGCATTGGGTAAAAAACATGGCATTCCTTTAATAGTTGATAATACATTCGGAGCGGGTGGATATATTTGCAGTCCAATAAAATATGGAGCAAATATCGTTGTCGAATCAGCCACAAAATGGATTGGAGGACATGGTACCAGCATTGCAGGTGTAATTGTTGACGGTGGAAATTTTGATTGGGGCAATGGTAAATTTCCTCAATTTACAGAACCATCAGAAGGATACCATGGCCTGGTTTATTGGGAAGCATTAAAGGAACTGTCTTTTATTGTTCGAGCCAGAATTGAAGGTCTGAGGGACTTGGGTAGTTCAATCAGCCCGTTTAATTCATTTTTACTCTTGCAAGGATTGGAAACGCTTTCATTAAGAATGGAACGTCATTGCAGCAATACCTTAAAACTTGCACAGTGGCTGGATAATCAGGATTGGGTCGATACTGTTTTATATCCGGGATTGGAAAAAAGCCCGGGACATACTTTGGCTAAAAAATATCTTAAGAATGGATTTGGAGGAGTACTCTCCTTTACAATTAAAGGGAGCAAAGAAAAGGCGAGCAAATTTGTTGAGAAATTAGAATTGGTAAGCCACCTGGCAAATGTTGGTGATGCCAAAACACTTATTATTCAACCGGCTGCTACTACCCATCAACAGTTGAGCGGGAAGGAACAATTGGCTGCTGGAGTTTTGCCAACCCTTTTACGGGTCAGTGTTGGCATCGAGCATATCGATGATATTATTCGTGATTTTGAGCAAGCCTTTTTCAAAACCTCGAAAAGAGAATAA